The Haemorhous mexicanus isolate bHaeMex1 chromosome 5, bHaeMex1.pri, whole genome shotgun sequence genome contains a region encoding:
- the NAPEPLD gene encoding N-acyl-phosphatidylethanolamine-hydrolyzing phospholipase D isoform X3, translating into MDKSTDEEQPSTASNQYPKEAVKKRQNLGRGSGSNDSSRTFRKSFRLDYRLEEDVTKSKRGKDGRFVNPWPTWKSPTLPNILKWSFMEKNNSNVPRSKQELDKELPVLQPYFVQAPEDAGKTGAGMRVTWLGHATVMVEMDELIFLTDPIFSQRASPIQLLGPKRFRGPPCTVAQLPRIDAVLISHTHYDHLDYNSVASLNERFGSELRWFVPLGLLPWMQRCGCENVIELDWWEENCVPGHDAVTFVFTPSQHWCKRTVTDDNKVLWGSWSVLGPWNRFFFAGDTGYCFAFEQIGKRFGPFDLAAIPIGAYEPRWFMKYQHVDPEEAVRIHIDVQAKKSVAIHWGTFALANEYYLDPPVKLNEALERYGLKKDDFFVLRHGESRNLNTNDRFEN; encoded by the exons ATGGATAAGAGCACAGACGAAGAGCAGCCTTCAACTGCCAGTAACCAGTACCCTAAGGAAGCAGTGAAGAAACGTCAGAATTTGGGTCGAGGTTCTGGGAGCAATGATTCTTCCAGGACCTTCAGAAAAAGCTTCAGGCTGGACTACAGATTAGAAGAGGATGTAACTAAATCAAAGAGGGGCAAAGATGGGAGATTTGTCAACCCGTGGCCAACATGGAAATCTCCAACCTTACCCAACATTTTGAAATGGTccttcatggaaaaaaataacagcaatgTGCCACGCTCAAAGCAG GAACTTGACAAAGAACTCCCAGTGTTACAACCTTACTTTGTTCAAGCACCAGAAGATGCTGGGAAGACAGGAGCTGGTATGCGAGTCACGTGGCTGGGACATGCCACCGTCATGGTGGAAATGGATGAACTTATATTTCTCACTGACCCAATCTTCAGCCAGAGAGCCTCCCCTATTCAGCTGTTGGGTCCCAAGCGCTTCCGAGGGCCTCCGTGCACAGTAGCGCAGCTGCCCAGGATAGACGCGGTGCTGATCAGCCACACCCACTACGATCACCTGGACTACAACAGCGTGGCCAGTCTGAACGAGCGCTTCGGGAGCGAGCTGCGCTGGTTTGTGCCCCTGGGGCTCCTGCCGTGGATGCAGAGGTGTGGCTGTGAGAATGTGATCGAACTGGATTGGTGGGAGGAGAACTGTGTCCCTGGTCACGATGCGGTAACTTTTGTCTTCACCCCGTCCCAGCATTGGTGCAAAAGGACTGTGACAGATGATAACAAGGTTCTCTGGGGCAGCTGGTCTGTCTTGGGACCTTGGAATAGGTTTTTCTTTGCAGGAGATACTGgatattgttttgcttttgaacaAATAGGTAAAAGGTTTGGACCTTTTGATCTTGCAGCCATCCCCATTGGAGCTTATGAGCCAAG ATGGTTTATGAAATACCAGCATGTGGATCCTGAAGAAGCAGTAAGAATCCATATTGATGTTCAAGCAAAGAAGTCTGTAGCAATTCATTGGGGGACCTTTGCTTTAGCAAATGAG tattactTGGATCCTCCAGTTAAATTGAATGAAGCTCTTGAAAGATATGGCTTGAAAAAAGATGACTTCTTTGTTTTACGCCATGGAGAATCACGGAATTTGAACACAAATGACCGGTTTGAAAACTGA
- the ARMC10 gene encoding armadillo repeat-containing protein 10, producing MWEPRGAAVRAAAAALLLGAGACYCLWRLAAGGRRGRRAAAERGPPADNSPPVSTHTMDVDALQKLIHLLQATDDPLIQEQALITLSNSAAFSVNQDIIRNLDGLSVIGGMLSNCVPKVKEKALNALNNLSMNIKNQEEIQVFITQVCGTVESAPLNSEVQLAGLRLLTNMSVTSDYHQKMINSIPCFLHLLSEGIERTQIQVLKVLVNLSANPAMTRHLLRAQVPSFVLLFDNCANRDILVRALAFAANLKKNMNDEEGTKIEEYSEDSIFFTLSRDSAPFAQRLASLLHHPDTEVKEQVVRILTQ from the exons ATGTGGGAGCCGCGGGGCGCGGCGGtgagggcggcggcggcggccctGCTGCTCGGGGCCGGCGCCTGCTACTGCCTGTGGCGGctggcggcgggcgggcggcgggggcggcgaGCAGCGGCCGAGCGGGGCCCGCCGGCAG ACAACAGTCCTCCAGTGTCAACCCATACCATGGATGTGGATGCTCTACAGAAACTTATTCATTTGCTCCAGGCCACAGATGATCCATTAATTCAAGAGCAAGCTTTAATCACTCTCAGCAACAGTGCTGCCTTCTCTGTAAATCAA GATATAATCCGAAATTTGGATGGTCTTTCTGTTATTGGAGGGATGCTCTCCAACTGCGTTCCCaaagttaaagaaaaagcaCTAAATGCACTTAACAATTTGAGTATGAATATTAAAAATCAGGAAGAGATACAG gtATTTATTACACAAGTGTGTGGAACTGTTGAGTCAGCTCCCCTGAACTCTGAAGTGCAGCTAGCTGGACTCAGGCTATTGACAAATATGTCTGTTACCAGTGACTACCACCAAAAGATGATAAACTCAATTCCATGCTTTCTTCATTTGCTTTCAGAAGGAATTGAAAGGACACAG ATTCAAGTTTTGAAAGTACTTGTGAACTTATCTGCAAACCCAGCCATGACAAGACATCTTCTCAGAGCTCAA GTGCCATCATTTGTGTTACTTTTTGACAACTGTGCAAACAGAGATATTCTGGTTCGAGCCCTGGCGTTTGCAGCAAACTTGAAAAAGAACATGAACGATGAAGAAGGCACCAAGATTGAGGAATACAGTGAAGACTCAATTTTCTTCACACTCAGCAGGGACTCTGCCCCATTTGCTCAGAGACTGGCATCTTTGCTGCATCACCCTGACACAGAAGTGAAAGAGCAAGTTGTGAGAATATTAACACAATAG